The following coding sequences lie in one bacterium genomic window:
- a CDS encoding UDP-N-acetylglucosamine--N-acetylmuramyl-(pentapeptide) pyrophosphoryl-undecaprenol N-acetylglucosamine transferase, with protein sequence MTVLFTGGGTLGSVTPLLAVAEELRRVKPRTSFVWIGTMRGPERALVERETIAFIALPAGKLRRYWSWQNLVDPFVIAWAFFRALFVLRRVRPNVVVGAGSYVQVPVMLAARALRIPIVIHQLDVRPTLANTLVARFAASVTTTFPQEEGSRAAAIGTPVRRAILAARNADQREAKRHFGFNGDRPVLLVLGGGTGALAVNERVWGALAELTKQVDIIHVAGRGKMNDTFAEVGGPRYRQCELLTDDLIPAYAAADLVVSRAGIGTIAELGVLGKSTVLIPMPDTHQEDNCIPLERTGAVEVWHERGLKSADVFASRVLALLHDATHRRALGTALAAMFPKNAAAALAAIVERVTIKRKQR encoded by the coding sequence ATGACGGTGCTCTTCACTGGCGGTGGAACGCTCGGATCGGTGACACCACTCTTGGCGGTGGCGGAGGAATTGCGGCGCGTAAAACCGCGAACGTCGTTCGTATGGATCGGCACGATGCGCGGCCCGGAGCGCGCGCTCGTGGAGCGCGAAACAATCGCGTTCATCGCGCTGCCGGCGGGGAAGTTGCGGCGGTACTGGTCGTGGCAGAATCTCGTAGATCCCTTCGTTATCGCGTGGGCGTTTTTTCGTGCGCTGTTCGTCTTGCGCCGCGTGCGCCCGAACGTCGTCGTGGGTGCGGGATCGTACGTCCAGGTTCCGGTGATGCTCGCCGCGCGCGCGCTCCGCATCCCCATCGTCATCCACCAGCTCGATGTCCGCCCCACGCTCGCGAATACGCTCGTGGCGCGTTTCGCCGCATCGGTGACCACGACGTTTCCGCAGGAGGAGGGGAGTCGCGCAGCCGCCATCGGTACTCCCGTGCGCCGCGCGATCCTCGCCGCGCGTAACGCTGATCAACGCGAGGCGAAGCGCCATTTTGGATTCAATGGCGACCGTCCGGTTCTCCTCGTGCTCGGTGGCGGCACCGGCGCTCTCGCGGTAAATGAGCGCGTCTGGGGCGCGCTCGCGGAGCTCACGAAGCAGGTGGACATCATCCACGTCGCTGGCAGAGGGAAGATGAACGATACGTTCGCGGAGGTCGGAGGACCGCGCTACCGGCAGTGCGAGCTCCTGACGGACGACCTCATTCCCGCGTACGCTGCCGCCGATCTCGTCGTGTCGCGCGCGGGAATCGGTACCATCGCGGAGCTCGGTGTGCTCGGTAAATCAACAGTGCTCATCCCCATGCCAGACACGCACCAGGAGGACAACTGCATTCCGCTCGAGCGCACGGGTGCCGTGGAGGTATGGCACGAGCGAGGCCTCAAGAGCGCGGATGTTTTTGCTAGTCGCGTGCTTGCGCTCCTCCACGATGCGACTCACCGCCGCGCGCTAGGCACCGCACTCGCCGCGATGTTCCCCAAAAACGCCGCTGCAGCACTCGCCGCCATCGTCGAGCGCGTGACGATCAAGCGGAAGCAGAGATGA